In a genomic window of Thalassophryne amazonica chromosome 12, fThaAma1.1, whole genome shotgun sequence:
- the LOC117522458 gene encoding glutamine synthetase, producing the protein MATSASASLSKAVKKHYMELPQGNKVQAMYIWVDGTGEGLRCKTRTLDYEPKSVEDLPEWNFDGSSTYQAEGSNSDMYLVPAAMFRDPFREDPNKLVFCEVLKYNRKPSETNLRMRCNKVMNMVKDQHPWFGMEQEYTILGTDGHPFGWPSNGFPGPQGPYYCGVGADKAYGRDIVEAHYRACLYAGVQICGTNAEVMPAQWEFQVGPCEGINMGDHLWAARFILHRVCEDFGVVATFDPKPIPGNWNGAGCHTNFSTKEMREDGGLKAIEDAIEKLGKRHEYHIRAYDPKGGLDNARRLTGHHETSNIHEFSAGVANRGASIRIPRNVGQEKKGYFEDRRPSANCDPYGVTEALIRTCLLSEEGDKPLDY; encoded by the exons ATGGCCACATCTGCAAGTGCCAGCTTGAGTAAAGCTGTCAAGAAGCATTACATGGAACTCCCTCAGGGGAATAAAGTCCAAGCTATGTACATTTGGGTTGATGGAACAGGAGAGGGACTCAGATGTAAAACCAGAACGCTGGATTATGAACCCAAAAGTGTTGAAG ATCTTCCGGAATGGAACTTTGACGGTTCCAGCACGTACCAGGCTGAGGGCTCCAACAGCGACATGTACTTGGTTCCTGCTGCCATGTTCCGTGATCCCTTTCGCGAAGATCCCAACAAGCTTGTCTTCTGTGAAGTGCTGAAGTACAACCGCAAACCATCAG AAACAAATCTTCGAATGAGGTGTAACAAGGTGATGAACATGGTCAAGGACCAGCATCCTTGGTTTGGCATGGAGCAAGAGTACACAATTCTTGGCACAGATGGACACCCTTTCGGCTGGCCATCGAATGGATTTCCTGGACCACAAG GTCCCTATTACTGTGGTGTGGGAGCAGACAAAGCCTATGGCAGAGACATAGTGGAGGCCCATTACAGAGCCTGTCTCTACGCTGGAGTCCAGATTTGTGGCACAAATGCAGAAGTAATGCCTGCACAG TGGGAGTTTCAGGTTGGACCTTGTGAGGGTATCAACATGGGCGATCATCTCTGGGCGGCACGTTTTATCCTGCACCGTGTGTGTGAAGATTTTGGCGTGGTCGCCACATTTGACCCTAAGCCCATCCCCGGAAACTGGAATGGTGCTGGCTGCCATACAAACTTCAGCACGAAAGAGATGAGGGAAGATGGTGGATTAAA AGCCATTGAAGACGCGATTGAGAAGCTCGGGAAGAGGCACGAATACCATATTCGTGCTTATGACCCCAAAGGGGGGCTGGACAACGCCCGCCGTCTCACCGGTCATCACGAAACCTCAAACATCCACGAGTTCTCTGCAGGTGTGGCCAACCGTGGCGCCAGCATTCGCATTCCCCGTAATGTCGGGCAGGAGAAGAAGGGCTACTTTGAGGACCGCAGACCATCTGCCAACTGCGACCCGTATGGTGTAACGGAGGCCCTGATCCGCACGTGTTTGCTGAGCGAGGAAGGAGATAAACCTTTAGATTACTGA